A genomic region of Fusarium oxysporum Fo47 chromosome VI, complete sequence contains the following coding sequences:
- a CDS encoding Alpha/Beta hydrolase protein, whose translation MDDHQDKIATLADGRKVSYAVYGAQDDDAPTFFYLHGFPGSHHEGYVINTTAAQYGVRVIAPTRPGYGDSTFQKNRRIIDYPKDILELADILSIKQFAVLGVSGGGPYAIACLKDLPPDRLVGIGTAAGVMPMSFSTQGMLTVTRLMFNIAPYATGILGWITDRVLGNTARDTKHPEKLEEMMDKDISARSASDKDVWETHPDLRKSLRRATREAMKQGGYATAWEARLFGSDWGFKLEDVKVEKGRMILWHGDLDVNVPIGVSEKAVQLMPGAELRVMKGESHMSLMTRVDEFTVAMKDMILRSEPGPNGRSEN comes from the coding sequence ATGGATGACCACCAAGACAAGATCGCCACTTTAGCCGATGGGAGAAAGGTTTCATATGCAGTTTATGGAGCccaggatgatgatgcacCCACTTTCTTCTATCTCCACGGCTTTCCGGGGTCTCATCACGAGGGATACGTGATCAATACCACTGCAGCCCAATATGGCGTACGCGTCATTGCACCAACGCGACCAGGGTACGGCGACTCGACATTTCAGAAAAACAGAAGAATTATCGACTATCCCAAGGATATACTCGAACTAGCGGATATTCTATCGATCAAACAGTTCGCGGTATTAGGTGTCTCCGGTGGTGGACCCTATGCTATCGCCTGTCTCAAGGATCTTCCCCCAGACCGTTTAGTTGGTATCGGCACTGCCGCTGGCGTTATGCCAATGTCTTTCTCAACGCAAGGAATGCTTACAGTGACACGACTCATGTTCAACATAGCGCCTTACGCTACAGGGATATTAGGCTGGATCACCGATAGAGTGTTGGGGAACACAGCGCGAGACACCAAACACCCAgagaagttggaggagatgatggataAAGACATAAGTGCAAGATCAGCCAGTGACAAAGACGTATGGGAGACTCATCCGGACTTGAGAAAGTCTTTAAGGCGAGCTACGAGGGAGGCAATGAAGCAGGGCGGCTATGCGACTGCGTGGGAAGCACGATTATTTGGAAGTGATTGGGGGTTTAAGCTGGAGGATGTCAAAGTTGAGAAAGGAAGAATGATATTGTGGCATGGAGATTTAGATGTCAATGTTCCGATCGGAGTGTCTGAAAAGGCTGTACAGCTTATGCCTGGTGCAGAGCTGAGAGTCATGAAAGGGGAGAGCCATATGAGTTTGATGACCAGGGTGGATGAGTTCACAGTGGCTATGAAGGATATGATATTGAGATCAGAGCCGGGGCCTAATGGGAGGTCAGAGAACTAA
- a CDS encoding pyridoxal phosphate-dependent transferase: MPKENDDIRDKEFDAVHAYFIGPKGSNLPDFRANINTILDELLAARQAYHPEDQAFISKEYRRSPVFLKARSDLRLATEKVAQLLGEHSAPFWSPRYEAHMCTDLTMSSLLGYFMTMLYNPNNVALEASPMTTLVELRVGQQLCKLFGYNTDAQKSPVSWGHITCDGTIANLESIWVARNLKFYPLSLCLALRRGKLQFIGDKFYATRCFHASKKTLFKDLQGWDLLNLRSEVILDLPNELNKQFGITSKFLESALNEFNIQTIGREVLEREFHVKNPIKYFVLTSALIAIAGLGSGNVIGVDVNNAAQIDIKVLEKYLEECVKTKTAVFAVVAIIGSTEEGAVDRLTDILRLRRKFQEEHGLSFLVHADAAWGGYFATMVNPDRRYSVEDQGSSKPEPEWYLDPKTVEDIKAMAEADSITVDPHKAGYIPYPAGSLVYKDGRMRHLVTWSGPYLSQGSAENIGVYGVEGSKPGASAMSAWFSNSTIGLNHHGYGKLLGEATFTSARLSAHYATMINDDFICVPFNMLAAENNGSRGFLSKPVEKQRDKIRDLIIGKKDKDIFASKEAMKIIRDLGSDTNINCFALNWKDNDGNLNTDLEEANYLMKRVVDRLSITSANTDPTEIPIFLTSTQFLHEDYGSCAHKFMERMGVGKSNQSLFVIRNVVMSPFPTRQNFIDKLMREFEEVIRDEVDKVRKRNDPSQKKVQFLVQGTPGSSEVFLSFQASFHSATRRQQIILSATLDSTLRDFHKELTGGNQDSIVMLESTEKVFIEDVVEVLGSLDVIMYEKGTKKYHQRDGTITLNSVVKSRPLNSIHREIDYPTDFMPFYLYGNEKEIHCSHMLVKSPNISLAANNITFNPSLSTEINHRQSVAELLAEGMILGLSEIPEDSMQPFAERNQDLAEEFFFRQGQKFKIKIWKDPKDATAHGPGLLDDLGRHLYEGEMTLGENVFVDAEGPNEDKLKDRKVESDSWQRKLDEVGSLLDGTHVNCQ; encoded by the exons ATGCCTAAGGAAAACGACGATATCCGGGACAAGGAGTTCGATGCTGTCCACGCATACTTCATCGGGCCCAAGGGCTCTAACCTTCCCGACTTCAGagccaacatcaacaccattctCGATGAACTCCTCGCCGCTCGTCAAGCCTACCATCCCGAAGATCAA gccttcatctccaaagaATACCGCCGGTCCCCTGTCTTCCTCAAAGCAAGATCCGATCTCCGCCTCGCCACCGAAAAGGTCGCACAACTTCTTGGCGAACACTCAGCGCCCTTCTGGTCACCCCGCTATGAAGCGCACATGTGCACTGACCTGACCATGTCGTCACTCCTCGGGTATTTCATGACTATGCTGTATAACCCGAACAATGTCGCGCTCGAGGCTAGTCCGATGACGACGCTTGTTGAACTTCGGGTTGGGCAGCAGTTGTGTAAGCTTTTTGGATACAATACGGATGCGCAGAAATCTCCGGTTTCCTGGGGTCATATTACCTGTGATGGGACGATTGCTAATCTTGAGTCTATCTGGGTTG CTCGAAACCTCAAGTTTTATCCTCTTAGTCTCTGTCTTGCATTGCGACGTGGAAAACTTCAGTTCATTGGAGACAAGTTCTACGCCACTCGGTGTTTTCACGCATCCAAGAAAACACTCTTCAAGGATCTTCAAGGATGGGACCTGCTGAACCTCCGCTCCGAGGTTATTCTTGATCTTCCCAATGAGCTGAACAAGCAATTTGGTATTACCAGCAAGTTCCTCGAGAGCGCTCTCAATGAGTTCAACATCCAGACCATTGGGCGCGAGGTACTTGAGAGAGAGTTCCATGTCAAGAACCCGATCAAGTATTTC GTACTGACCAGTGCACTCATAGCCATTGCCGGCCTTGGCTCGGGCAACGTGATCGGCGTTGACGTTAACAACGCCGCTCAAATCGACATCAAAGTCCTCGAGAAATATCTCGAAGAATGCGTCAAGACCAAAACAGCCGTCTTCGCAGTCGTAGCCATCATCGGATCAACCGAAGAGGGCGCAGTCGACAGACTAACCGACATCCTCCGCCTTCGTAGGAAGTTCCAAGAGGAGCATGGCCTGTCCTTCCTCGTCCATGCCGATGCAGCTTGGGGAGGCTACTTTGCCACAATGGTGAACCCTGATAGACGCTACAGCGTTGAAGATCAGGGCTCCTCCAAGCCTGAGCCGGAGTGGTACCTCGATCCCAAGACTGTTGAGGACATCAAGGCTATGGCTGAGGCGGACTCCATTACTGTTGATCCGCATAAGGCTGGGTATATCCCGTATCCTGCTGGGAGCTTGGTCTACAAAGATGGACGAATGAGGCATCTGGTTACATGGTCCGGCCCGTATCTTTCACAGGGCTCCGCAGAGAACATCGGCGTCTATGGCGTTGAGGGCAG TAAACCCGGTGCTTCAGCAATGTCAGCATGGTTCTCCAACTCAACCATTGGCCTCAACCATCATGGCTATGGCAAGTTACTCGGCGAAGCAACCTTTACCAGCGCCAGA CTCTCAGCTCATTACGCCACTATGATCAACGACGACTTTATCTGCGTCCCCTTCAACATGCTCGCGGCGGAGAACAATGGTAGTCGAGGATTCCTCTCCAAGCCTGTCGAAAAGCAACGCGACAAGATCCGcgatctcatcatcggcaagaaagacaaagacaTCTTCGCCTCCAAAGAAGCCATGAAAATCATTCGAGATCTCGGTTcagacaccaacatcaactgCTTTGCTCTCAACTGGAAAGACAATGACGGTAATCTGAACACTGATCTTGAAGAGGCAAACTATCTCATGAAAAGAGTCGTCGATAGACTTTCCATCACTTCCGCCAACACCGATCCTACCGAGATCCCGATCTTCCTGACATCAACACAGTTTCTCCATGAGGACTATGGGTCTTGCGCTCATAAGTTCATGGAGAGAATGGGCGTTGGAAAGTCTAACCAAAGTCTTTTCGTTATTCGAAACGTAGTTATGAGTCCATTCCCGACTCGTCAGAACTTCATTGACAAGTTGATGCGCGAGTTTGAGGAAGTCATTCGCGATGAGGTTGACAAAGTTCGGAAGAGGAACGACCCTAGTCAGAAGAAGGTCCAGTTCCTTGTGCAAGGCACACCTGGTTCTTCTGAGGTATTCCTGTCGTTCCAGGCTTCGTTCCACAGCGCGACAAGACGGCAGCAGATTATCCTGTCTGCGACTCTCGATAGTACCTTGAGGGATTTTCACAAGGAGCTTACTGGGGGTAACCAGGATAGTATTGTGATGCTTGAGTCGACTGAGAAGGTGTTTATTGAGGATGTTGTCGAGGTACTTGGTAGCTTGGATGTCATCATGTACGAGAAGGGAACCAA GAAATACCATCAGAGAGATGGAACCATCACTCTCAACTCAGTAGTCAAGAGCCGCCCTCTCAACTCCATCCATCGCGAGATTGACTATCCCACCGATTTCATGCCCTTCTACCTCTACGGCAACGAGAAGGAGATCCACTGCTCACACATGCTCGTCAAATCACCCAACATTTCCCTCGcagccaacaacatcacctTCAACCCAAGTCTGTCTACCGAGATCAACCATCGCCAATCCGTCGCCGAGCTTCTCGCAGAGGGTATGATCCTCGGTCTTTCTGAAATCCCCGAGGATTCGATGCAGCCTTTCGCTGAGAGGAACCAAGACTTGGCGGAGGAGTTCTTCTTCCGTCAGGGCCAAaagttcaagatcaagattTGGAAGGATCCTAAGGATGCTACTGCTCATGGGCCGGGTTtgcttgatgatcttggaCGACACTTGTATGAGGGAGAGATGACGTTGGGTGAGAATGTGTTTGTGGATGCTGAGGGGCCGAATGAGGATAAGTTGAAGGATAGAAAGGTTGAGTCTGACTCGTGGCAGAGAAAGTTGGATGAGGTTGGAAGCTTGTTGGATGGTACTCATGTCAACTGCCAATAG